One window of Amaranthus tricolor cultivar Red isolate AtriRed21 chromosome 13, ASM2621246v1, whole genome shotgun sequence genomic DNA carries:
- the LOC130798090 gene encoding protein DETOXIFICATION 48-like isoform X1 codes for MPNPPKSSSPSITLFSPTKTHLNSIDDHRELYKWPTFSEAIQEMIAIGKISGPTTLTGLFLYSRAMISMLFLGYLGQLELAGGSLSIGFANITGYSILSGLAMGMEPICGQAYGAKEMKLLGLTLQKTILLLISTSIPISFMWVNMKKILLWCGQDQQISSIAHTFILFSIPDLFFLSLLHPLRIYLRTQNVTLPLTYCTLISVLIHIPLNFLLVVHLKMGISGIAIAMIWTNLNLCILLSSFIYISQVYKDSWVIPSMDCLKGWSSLLALAVPTCVSVCLEWWWYEFMIMLCGLLPNPKATIASMGILIQATSLIYVFPSALSLGVSTRVGNKLGAHGPRKARVAMIISLGISAMLGVSATILTTLMRDQWGRYFTNDKEILHLTSLALPIVGLCELGNCPQTTGCGVLRGSARPTIGANINLGSFYLVGMPVAIFFGFVLKMGFVGLWVGLLAAQWCCAVLMIYVLCTTDWISEAERAVNLTRSSPSFCAQNNHPLLPVSASSVDKFNKIKIPINNNQTVYINKEIQLGLSSEAAAEDQDDVLTETVALIINSYKLNNHV; via the exons ATGCCCAATCCTCCTAAGTCATCATCCCCTTCCATTACTCTTTTTTCTCCCACTAAAACACATCTAAACTCTATTGATGATCATCGAGAACTTTATAAATGGCCGACTTTTTCCGAG GCCATTCAAGAGATGATAGCTATAGGGAAGATATCAGGGCCAACAACACTAACAGGACTATTTCTCTATTCAAGAGCCATGATCTCTATGCTCTTCCTCGGCTACCTCGGCCAGCTCGAGTTAGCCGGAGGTTCGCTCTCTATTGGGTTTGCCAACATAACCGGCTACTCAATCCTATCAGGACTAGCCATGGGAATGGAACCCATTTGTGGCCAAGCTTATGGAGCAAAAGAAATGAAACTTCTTGGTTTAACTTTACAAAAAACAATCCTCCTCCTTATATCTACTTCAATACCCATCTCATTTATGTGGgttaatatgaaaaaaattcTCTTATGGTGTGGTCAAGATCAACAAATTTCTTCAATTGCTCATACATTCATTCTTTTCTCAATTCCTgatcttttctttctttctcttcttcaccCTTTAAGAATCTATTTAAGGACACAAAATGTCACATTACCCTTAACATATTGTACATTAATCTCTGTTCTTATTCATATTCCTTTAAATTTTCTTCTAGTTGTTCAtcttaaaatgggtatttcagGGATTGCAATAGCCATGATTTGGACTAATCTAAATCTTTGTATCTTACTTTCTTCTTTTATATACATTTCTCAAGTGTATAAAGATTCATGGGTAATCCCAAGTATGGATTGTCTTAAAGGATGGTCTTCACTTCTTGCACTAGCCGTGCCAACTTGTGTTTCTGTCTGCCTCGAATGGTGGTGGTACGAGTTTATGATCATGCTTTGTGGGCTATTACCCAACCCGAAAGCCACAATCGCGTCAATGGGCATACTCATCCAAGCAACTTCATTAATTTATGTATTCCCCTCGGCGTTAAGCCTTGGAGTCTCGACCCGTGTAGGGAACAAGCTTGGTGCACACGGGCCTAGAAAGGCCCGTGTGGCAATGATCATATCATTAGGCATATCAGCTATGCTTGGTGTTAGTGCTAcgattttaaccactttaatgaGAGATCAATGGGGTAGATATTTCACTAATGATAAGGAAATCCTTCATCTTACTTCACTAGCATTGCCGATTGTAGGCCTATGCGAGCTTGGGAACTGTCCGCAAACAACAGGTTGCGGCGTTCTTCGAGGGAGCGCACGGCCTACAATCGGAGCAAACATCAATTTGGGGTCATTTTATTTGGTTGGAATGCCGGTTGCAATCTTTTTCGGGTTCGTATTGAAGATGGGTTTTGTTGGGCTGTGGGTGGGGTTACTGGCTGCTCAATGGTGTTGTGCAGTGCTAATGATTTATGTTTTATGTACAACAGACTGGATTAGTGAAGCAGAAAGAGCAGTAAATTTGACAAGATCCTCACCATCTTTTTGTGCACAGAATAATCATCCATTGTTACCAGTTTCAGCATCTTCAGTTGATAAATTCAACAAGATCAAAATAcccattaataataatcaaactGTTTACATTAATAAAGAGATACAATTGGGCTTGTCATCAGAAGCAGCAGCAGAAGATCAAGATGATGTTTTAACGGAAACAGTTGCTCTCATAATCAACTCTTATAAATTAAACAATCATGtataa
- the LOC130798090 gene encoding protein DETOXIFICATION 48-like isoform X2, giving the protein MIAIGKISGPTTLTGLFLYSRAMISMLFLGYLGQLELAGGSLSIGFANITGYSILSGLAMGMEPICGQAYGAKEMKLLGLTLQKTILLLISTSIPISFMWVNMKKILLWCGQDQQISSIAHTFILFSIPDLFFLSLLHPLRIYLRTQNVTLPLTYCTLISVLIHIPLNFLLVVHLKMGISGIAIAMIWTNLNLCILLSSFIYISQVYKDSWVIPSMDCLKGWSSLLALAVPTCVSVCLEWWWYEFMIMLCGLLPNPKATIASMGILIQATSLIYVFPSALSLGVSTRVGNKLGAHGPRKARVAMIISLGISAMLGVSATILTTLMRDQWGRYFTNDKEILHLTSLALPIVGLCELGNCPQTTGCGVLRGSARPTIGANINLGSFYLVGMPVAIFFGFVLKMGFVGLWVGLLAAQWCCAVLMIYVLCTTDWISEAERAVNLTRSSPSFCAQNNHPLLPVSASSVDKFNKIKIPINNNQTVYINKEIQLGLSSEAAAEDQDDVLTETVALIINSYKLNNHV; this is encoded by the coding sequence ATGATAGCTATAGGGAAGATATCAGGGCCAACAACACTAACAGGACTATTTCTCTATTCAAGAGCCATGATCTCTATGCTCTTCCTCGGCTACCTCGGCCAGCTCGAGTTAGCCGGAGGTTCGCTCTCTATTGGGTTTGCCAACATAACCGGCTACTCAATCCTATCAGGACTAGCCATGGGAATGGAACCCATTTGTGGCCAAGCTTATGGAGCAAAAGAAATGAAACTTCTTGGTTTAACTTTACAAAAAACAATCCTCCTCCTTATATCTACTTCAATACCCATCTCATTTATGTGGgttaatatgaaaaaaattcTCTTATGGTGTGGTCAAGATCAACAAATTTCTTCAATTGCTCATACATTCATTCTTTTCTCAATTCCTgatcttttctttctttctcttcttcaccCTTTAAGAATCTATTTAAGGACACAAAATGTCACATTACCCTTAACATATTGTACATTAATCTCTGTTCTTATTCATATTCCTTTAAATTTTCTTCTAGTTGTTCAtcttaaaatgggtatttcagGGATTGCAATAGCCATGATTTGGACTAATCTAAATCTTTGTATCTTACTTTCTTCTTTTATATACATTTCTCAAGTGTATAAAGATTCATGGGTAATCCCAAGTATGGATTGTCTTAAAGGATGGTCTTCACTTCTTGCACTAGCCGTGCCAACTTGTGTTTCTGTCTGCCTCGAATGGTGGTGGTACGAGTTTATGATCATGCTTTGTGGGCTATTACCCAACCCGAAAGCCACAATCGCGTCAATGGGCATACTCATCCAAGCAACTTCATTAATTTATGTATTCCCCTCGGCGTTAAGCCTTGGAGTCTCGACCCGTGTAGGGAACAAGCTTGGTGCACACGGGCCTAGAAAGGCCCGTGTGGCAATGATCATATCATTAGGCATATCAGCTATGCTTGGTGTTAGTGCTAcgattttaaccactttaatgaGAGATCAATGGGGTAGATATTTCACTAATGATAAGGAAATCCTTCATCTTACTTCACTAGCATTGCCGATTGTAGGCCTATGCGAGCTTGGGAACTGTCCGCAAACAACAGGTTGCGGCGTTCTTCGAGGGAGCGCACGGCCTACAATCGGAGCAAACATCAATTTGGGGTCATTTTATTTGGTTGGAATGCCGGTTGCAATCTTTTTCGGGTTCGTATTGAAGATGGGTTTTGTTGGGCTGTGGGTGGGGTTACTGGCTGCTCAATGGTGTTGTGCAGTGCTAATGATTTATGTTTTATGTACAACAGACTGGATTAGTGAAGCAGAAAGAGCAGTAAATTTGACAAGATCCTCACCATCTTTTTGTGCACAGAATAATCATCCATTGTTACCAGTTTCAGCATCTTCAGTTGATAAATTCAACAAGATCAAAATAcccattaataataatcaaactGTTTACATTAATAAAGAGATACAATTGGGCTTGTCATCAGAAGCAGCAGCAGAAGATCAAGATGATGTTTTAACGGAAACAGTTGCTCTCATAATCAACTCTTATAAATTAAACAATCATGtataa
- the LOC130798092 gene encoding uncharacterized protein LOC130798092 produces MGKVKGKHRLDKFYHLAKEQGYRSRAAYKLTQLDSKYSVLHSSRSILDLCAAPGGWMQVAVNKAPVGSLVVGIDLFPIRPIRGCISVQEDITKPKCRTTIKKLLSENGFKAFDLVLHDGSPNVGGAWAQEATSQNALVIDSVKLATEFLAPKGTFLTKVFRSQDYNAVLYCLRQLFEKVEVTKPVASRSTSAEIYVIGFRYKAPAKIDPRLLDIKHLFQGAVDPPKVHNVIDGKQKKNREGYDEGQTLVREICPAAKFVWSSEPPDEFLCKVTSLSFDDSDSLPLKDHPLTTNEIIILCEDLRVLGKQDFKQLLKWRINIKKALSQVEKTTSDCLNNNQENEKEDKEDGDGDDDEDDGEKLLDEMEDLKRDVERKKKREKKVLAKRLAKDKARKATGMQIDAMQDGYVDNELFSLASIKGKGDLATVDATEDVEGGELIGSDDDADNEADNDSDEDDLDSDEERTRYDEQVEKTIDETYERYVAKTSGSTKQRKRAKEVYSDVLLEGNGEDDIDMNEPEDDSDRDQGDEEANPLVVPIDKDRELTQEEIKQMWFSHDIFNEDIDKGDKGQNSDDDEMQIDVHQQKLSLPKSIKAKEVSNSHALGSQTTQNRSDKIKDDLEVVPAPVTDSSESSSDDDSEGYDTDTKCEVLALAKKMLKKRKREELLDDGYNKRTFDDQHLLPMWFVEDERRHNHPLKPVTKEEIAAERARFKEINARPAKKVAEAKARKKRVAMRNLEKIRKKANTIVEQNDINDRSKRRMIDQLYKKAATPRKPKKELVVAKKGVHVKAGKGKVLVDRRMKKDARQQGMKKKQGKKGRGKDSAKRSGKKGNKVKV; encoded by the exons ATGGGGAAAGTTAAGGGAAAGCATAGATTAGACAAATTCTACCACCTTGCTAAAGAACAAGGTTACAGATCTCGAGCTGCTTACAAATTAACTCAATTAGACTCCAAATACTCGGTCCTCCATTCGTCTCGTTCAATCCTCGATCTCTGCGCCGCACCTGGTGGTTGGATGCAAGTCGCCGTCAATAAGGCTCCTGTTGGTTCCCTTGTTGTGGGCATTGATCTCTTCCCAATTCGCCCAATTCGTGGTTGCATTTCGGTTCAGGAAGATATTACTAAACCCAAATGTCGAACAACTATTAAGAAGCTCCTTTCTGAAAATGGTTTCAAAGCATTTGATCTTGTTTTGCATGATGGGTCTCCTAATGTTGGTGGTGCTTGGGCTCAGGAAGCTACTAGTCAGAATGCTTTGGTTATTGATTCTGTTAAACTTGCCACTGAATTCTTGGCTCCTAAGGGCACTTTTCTCACTAAG GTTTTCAGGTCACAGGATTATAATGCCGTACTTTACTGTCTTAGACAG TTATTTGAGAAGGTGGAGGTAACTAAACCTGTTGCCAGTCGATCAACATCTGCCGAAATTTATGTCATTGGTTTTAGGTATAAGGCCCCAGCAAAGATCGACCCTCGCCTTCTGGATATCAAGCATCTGTTTCAGGGTGCTGTTGATCCTCCTAAG GTGCATAATGTTATCGATggcaaacaaaagaaaaatcgtGAGGG GTATGATGAAGGACAAACCTTAGTGAGAGAAATCTGTCCTGCTGCCAAATTTGTGTGGTCGTCTGAGCCACCTGACGAGTTTCTTTGCAAAGTAACCTCCCTTAGCTTTGATGATTCAGACAGTTTGCCTTTGAAGGATCATCCTTTGACTACTAATGAG ATTATAATTCTATGTGAAGACTTGCGTGTACTGGGAAAGCAAGACTTCAAGCAGCTTTTGAA GTGGAGGATAAATATAAAGAAGGCTCTTTCTCAAGTTGAGAAAACTACATCTGATTGCTTAAACAATAATCAGGAGAATGAAAAGGAAGACAAAgaagatggggatggggatgacGATGAGGATGATGGTGAGAAACTCCTTGATGAAATGGAGGACCTGAAGCGTGATGTGGAGAGAAAGAAGAAACGTGAAAAGAAAGTTCTTGCAAAGAGATTGgctaag GATAAAGCACGGAAGGCTACAGGAATGCAAATAGATGCTATGCAGGATGGTTATGTTGACAATGAATTGTTTTCTCTTGCTTCTATTAAG GGAAAGGGGGACCTAGCAACAGTTGATGCCACAGAAGATGTTGAGGGTGGCGAATTGATTGGTAGTGATGATGATGCAGACAATGAAGCGGACAATGACAGTGATGAAGATGATTTGGATTCTGATGAAGAGCGTACAAG GTATGATGAACAGGTTGAGAAGACCATTGATGAAACTTATGAACGTTATGTTGCCAAGACAAGTGGAAGTACAAAGCAGAGGAAACGTGCTAAGGAAGTCTATTCTGACGTGCTCTTGGAA GGTAATGGCGAGGATGATATTGACATGAATGAACCGGAAGATGATTCTGACAGAGACCAGGGTGATGAGGAAGCTAATCCTCTTGTTGTTCCGATAGACAAGGATAGAGAACTTACCCAAGAAGAAATCAAGCAGATGTGGTTCAGCCATGATATTTTCAACGAAGATATAGACAAGGGAGACAAGGGACaaaatagtgatgatgatgaaatgCAGATTGATGTACACCAGCAGAAACTCTCCCTCCCAAAGTCGATCAAAGCTAAAGAAGTCTCAAATTCACACGCTTTGGGCTCACAAACTACTCAAAACAGGTCGGATAAGATTAAAGATGATTTGGAGGTTGTGCCTGCTCCTGTTACAGATTCAAGTGAGAGCTCTTCTGATGACGATTCTGAGGGATATGATACTGACACCAAGTGTGAAGTATTGGCTCTTGCAAAGAAAATGCtcaagaagagaaaaagagaagagTTGTTAGATGACGGTTACAACAAACGTACATTTGATGATCAGCACTTGTTACCTATGTGGTTTGTTGAAGACGAgagaagacataaccacccatTAAAACCCGTCACAAAAGAAGAGATAGCGGCAGAAAGAGCCCGATTCAAAGAGATCAATGCACGCCCTGCCAAGAAGGTTGCGGAAGCTAAAGCCAGAAAGAAGAGGGTCGCAATGAGGAACCTGGAGAAGATAAGAAAGAAGGCTAACACAATTGTCGAGCAGAATGATATCAATGATCGTTCTAAGAGACGTATGATTGATCAACTGTACAAGAAAGCAGCAACACCCAGGAAACCTAAGAAGGAATTAGTTGTTGCTAAAAAAGGAGTACACGTTAAGGCAGGGAAAGGTAAAGTACTTGTTGATAggagaatgaagaaggatgCAAGGCAGCAAGGGATGAAAAAAAAGCAAGGTAAGAAAGGCAGAGGAAAGGATTCTGCAAAACGGTCTGGTAAGAAGGGAAATAAGGTTAAAGTATGA